One genomic segment of Exiguobacterium sp. BMC-KP includes these proteins:
- the hpt gene encoding hypoxanthine phosphoribosyltransferase has protein sequence MTLMNDMEKVLISEEEIQNKVGELAGELTADYHDRFPLLVCVLKGAMPFMSDLVKKMDMHLEMDFMDVSTYHGGTTSTGEVKIEKDLNTSVEGRDILIVEDIIDSGLTLGYLVDLFKYRKAKSVKIVTLLDKPTGRKNDLHADYSGFVIPHEFVVGYGLDYEEKYRNLPYVGVLKPAVYGG, from the coding sequence ATGACCTTGATGAACGATATGGAAAAAGTACTGATTTCAGAAGAAGAGATCCAAAATAAAGTGGGCGAACTCGCCGGCGAATTAACAGCGGATTATCACGATCGTTTTCCGTTGCTTGTGTGTGTCTTAAAAGGTGCAATGCCTTTCATGTCCGATCTTGTCAAAAAGATGGATATGCACCTTGAAATGGACTTCATGGACGTTTCGACGTATCACGGTGGGACAACATCAACAGGTGAAGTCAAGATTGAAAAAGATTTGAACACATCAGTAGAAGGACGCGACATCTTGATTGTCGAAGATATCATCGACAGCGGATTGACGCTTGGTTACCTCGTAGACCTCTTCAAGTACCGGAAAGCGAAGTCCGTTAAAATCGTGACATTGCTCGACAAACCGACAGGACGGAAGAATGACTTGCACGCAGATTACAGTGGCTTCGTCATTCCACACGAATTCGTTGTCGGTTATGGTTTGGATTACGAAGAGAAGTACCGTAACCTTCCGTATGTAGGTGTCTTAAAACCTGCAGTCTACGGTGGCTAA